In the Oscillatoria sp. FACHB-1406 genome, CGTTGTCATTGACTCGCTCGATCCTCAAATTATTTTGCTCTCAATTGTAGGGGAAATTCTCGATGAATTTCCCATCTTTTTCCCGTATGGATTAAAAGCGTTAAAGCCGAAACCTCAAACTGGAATTCAATCGCGCGATCCTTTAATTCCGACCAAGCGAGCTTAAAGGAAGCAGGAGTCAAATCGCGGAAGGCAACGGTGAGGTGAGGGGCAAAGGGGCGCGTTTCGCGGTCATTTAAGGCTAATTTCTGGCTTAAGTGAAGAACTAGCGCTTGTTGAATATTTAAAAGTTCGGAGTTTGGGAGAGGATGCAGAAAAATAACGCGCGGCTTAAAAGCGCCGAACCCAGAAATCGCCAGCGAAAACTTGCTGTAAAGCGCGGCAAATTCTTGAAGCGTATCTTCAAGGGGCGGGATATTTTCAATCTCCCACTGAAACGGCGGTTTTAAGGTGATATGGGGCGGCGACTTTAAGGCAGCACTGCTTTCATAAACGCGCGCGAAATACTGCTTAATTTCGTCAATTTCCTGACGAAGGGGTTCGGGGGGTAAGATCGCAATAAAAAAGCGTTGAAGCATTATTAGCGCCGCAATAAAATCGTCCAAGTTGCCGGCCCGACAATGCCATCCGGCGTAATATTATATTTTTTCTGGGCGGCGATAACGGCTTCAAGGGTTTGCTGACCGAAAACGCGATCGATCGCGATCGGAAAGCCGAGAGCATTCAGCCGTTGTTGGAGTAGAGTTACCGCAGGGCCATTCGCTCCGAGCTTGAGGATAGGGGGAGCGGTTGCGGTTTGAGGAGAGGTAGAAGTTGGGCGAGTCGGTTGGGTTGCAGCCGGAAATAAAGCCGCCCAAGTTGTAGCATCAACAATCCCTGTCGCGTTTAATTGGGCTGCTTGTTGGAAGCGGTAGACTGCAATTACGGTGCTTTCGCCATAAATCCCATCAACGCTACCGGTGTAGTATCCCAAAAGTTGGAGCGCAGCTTGAACGTTTTTAACATCAGCGCCTTGACTCTGAACTCGCAAGACGGGACGCTGGGTAGCAGCAGGTGCTTGAGATCGTGCGGGCATTCCATTCAGCAGCAACAGCGCGCCTAAAAACGGTAAAAATCGCGATTGTTTCATTGAACTATGAATTACAAACAATTTTCCCAATTATCAACGATCGCTTGTCCATTATCCATTCGTTACGGAATTGACTTGCCGGTGACATACTCCCGACGCTGACCGAAAATAATGGGATACAGAGCTACGCCCTTCTAGGGCGGATGCCTGATGGTAGGATAAAGGCATCCGCCACACAGTCAGAGACTCGCGCCAAGAGCGGAGGAACCTGTCTCGCAATGGGCGTAATTTCCTGGGAAAGTTTTGGCTCCAAGGGAGCAGAAAGAATTTTCTCATACAGCGGTGGGTCGCATCGCAGTGAATTTTGGTGAGGGTAAAGTTATTAGACTCCCTACGATCCAAGAATCCTCGCATCTTTAGGGCGAGGAGCCGTCAACTAAGCGGGACTGTAAGATGATTGAGGCGAACGGAGAGGCAGACCACTAAAATAAGAGCAACAGACAAATTGGTGAGGACAATGCGATCGCTCAATAAACCGAGCCAAAGTCATTCGCCCCCACCCCAATTAACTCGCCTCGATTTTAACCATTAATCACTGTACCGCCGTTGGGATGCAAAACCTGTCCTGTAAAGTAGGAGGAATCTTCCGATGCTAAGAAAACATAGGAGGTTGCCACTTCCACCGGCTGTCCCGGACGCTGCATCATGACGTTTTTGCCAAATCTTTCGATTTCTTCTGGACTGGCGGTGGCTGGAATCATCGGAGTCCAAATCGGCCCGGGAGCGACAGCGTTGATACGAATGCCCTTTTGCAGAAGCGGTGCGGCGAGGGAACGAGTCAACGCGACAATTGCACCTTTTGTACTCGAGTAGCTGATCAAAAAGCCATTTCCTTCGTAGGCGGTAACAGAAGTGGTATTAATAATCGTACTGCCTTCTTTAAAGTGCGGAATGGCAGCTTTGATTAAGTAGAACATCGAAAACAGGTTAGTCGAAAAGATATGATGCAAGCTTTCGGGCGTAACGTTTTCGAGTGTCGTCCCTTCTTCTTCCTGCTGTTCGGCGGCATTGTTAACTAGAATATCGAGATGACCAAATTCTTGAATGACTGTTTCAATCATCTTTTGACAGAAGGGTTCATTGCCAATATCGCCGGGAATTGACAAACATTTACGTCCTTGTTCTTCGACAAGATGCTTCGTTTTCTGGGCATCTTCATCTTCATGGAGATAAGAAATCGCGACATCGGCTCCTTCTTTGGCGTAGAGGACGGCAATCGAACGCCCAATACCGCTATCGCCGCCGGTAATCAGAGCAACTTTCCCCTTGAGTTTGCCACTACCGCGATAATTTTCGCGATCGTACTGGGGCTGGGGGTTCATTGCCGCCTCGCTACCGTTGATTGCTTCTTGGCTT is a window encoding:
- a CDS encoding SDR family oxidoreductase; this encodes MASTPNIPAQSQEAINGSEAAMNPQPQYDRENYRGSGKLKGKVALITGGDSGIGRSIAVLYAKEGADVAISYLHEDEDAQKTKHLVEEQGRKCLSIPGDIGNEPFCQKMIETVIQEFGHLDILVNNAAEQQEEEGTTLENVTPESLHHIFSTNLFSMFYLIKAAIPHFKEGSTIINTTSVTAYEGNGFLISYSSTKGAIVALTRSLAAPLLQKGIRINAVAPGPIWTPMIPATASPEEIERFGKNVMMQRPGQPVEVATSYVFLASEDSSYFTGQVLHPNGGTVING
- a CDS encoding 2'-5' RNA ligase family protein, whose product is MLQRFFIAILPPEPLRQEIDEIKQYFARVYESSAALKSPPHITLKPPFQWEIENIPPLEDTLQEFAALYSKFSLAISGFGAFKPRVIFLHPLPNSELLNIQQALVLHLSQKLALNDRETRPFAPHLTVAFRDLTPASFKLAWSELKDRAIEFQFEVSALTLLIHTGKRWEIHREFPLQLRAK
- a CDS encoding peptidoglycan-binding protein: MKQSRFLPFLGALLLLNGMPARSQAPAATQRPVLRVQSQGADVKNVQAALQLLGYYTGSVDGIYGESTVIAVYRFQQAAQLNATGIVDATTWAALFPAATQPTRPTSTSPQTATAPPILKLGANGPAVTLLQQRLNALGFPIAIDRVFGQQTLEAVIAAQKKYNITPDGIVGPATWTILLRR